The uncultured Celeribacter sp. genome includes the window GATCTTGTTGACCGAAGACGGGTCGATGTCGATGTGCACTTTGAAAGAATTCGGAGAGAAATCCTGAACCCGTCCCGTGATCCGGTCATCGAACCGCGCGCCGATGTTGATCATCAGGTCGCAGTCATGCATCGCCATATTGGCTTCATAGAGACCGTGCATGCCCAGCATGCCCAGCCAGCCCTTGCCAGACGCCGGATAGGCGCCCAGACCCATCAGAGTCGAGGTGATCGGGAACCCCGTGGCATCGACCAGTTCGCGCAACAGCTGCGAGGCGCCGGGGCCGGAGTTGATCACGCCGCCGCCGGTATAGAAGACCGGGCGTTCCGCCTTTTCGATCAGGGCAACGATGTCATTGACTTCTTCGATCGAGGCCTTTTGGCGCGGCTGGTAATGCGACACCTTGGCCTTGGCGGGCGGGGTGTAATCGCCATCTGCGAACTGAACGTCCTTGGGCAGGTCGATCAGAACCGGGCCGGGCCGCCCGGTGGTGGCGACATGAAAGGCCTGGTGGATCGTGTCAGAGAGCTGATCGGTGTCCTTCACCAGCCAGTTGTGTTTCGTGCAGGGGCGGGTGATGCCGACAGTGTCCGCCTCCTGAAACCCGTCGGTGCCGATCATGAAGGTCGGAACCTGCCCTGAGAAAACGACCAGCGGAATGCTGTCGAGCAACGCGTCCGTCAGCCCGGTGACCGCATTGGTCGCCCCGGGGCCGGAGGTCACAAGCGCAACGCCGGGTTTGCCGGTGGAGCGGGCATAGCCTTCGGCGGCGTGGATCGCGGCCTGTTCATGGCGCACCAGAACATGGCGAATGTCGTTTTGCTGAAAGATCGCATCATATACGGGTAGGACAGCGCCCCCGGGATAGCCAAATACCGTGTCCACACCCTGATCCTTCAGGGCTTGAACCACCATCTCCGCTCCGGTCATCTGACGTGTCATTTTTTTCTCCGTGTCACGCGTCACTGTTGTTTCGGCAATAAAAAAGCCCCCGGTTTCAATCGGGGGCGCATGGGGATCCGTTATGGTCAACCGTTACCGGCCCATGCGCTTTGGTCCTACAAGTACGAGAATGCCGTTCATGGCGAGGGTCCTTCATTGCTTGACGGGACATTATGGTCCCCTCAAAACGGCGTCAACCGGAAAACAGGGGTTTCATTGAATAAAATGTCGCGGCGAGCATTGCTGGTGAAACAATGTTAAAGGTGCTGACCTTTTTTGAGGCGGCATTGGGCTGCGGACGGTGTCTGAGAGTGCGACGCAGTAGGGCGGGGACACCGTCGCTTTGGCCCGGTGTCCCCGTTATCTTAGAACGAGAAATGGTCGTGGATGTCGGACAGGGCAATGCGCCACCAGTCCACCAGATCGTCAAAGTTCTTTTCGGTCAGGCCGCCGAAGAAGCTGATCGAATAATCGACCGACAGATCGCCGTCACTGTCGATGGCGGCTTTGCCA containing:
- a CDS encoding acetolactate synthase 3 large subunit, with the protein product MTRQMTGAEMVVQALKDQGVDTVFGYPGGAVLPVYDAIFQQNDIRHVLVRHEQAAIHAAEGYARSTGKPGVALVTSGPGATNAVTGLTDALLDSIPLVVFSGQVPTFMIGTDGFQEADTVGITRPCTKHNWLVKDTDQLSDTIHQAFHVATTGRPGPVLIDLPKDVQFADGDYTPPAKAKVSHYQPRQKASIEEVNDIVALIEKAERPVFYTGGGVINSGPGASQLLRELVDATGFPITSTLMGLGAYPASGKGWLGMLGMHGLYEANMAMHDCDLMINIGARFDDRITGRVQDFSPNSFKVHIDIDPSSVNKIVRVDLPVIGDVGHVLEDVLKVWKSRGRRKQDLSAWWDQIETWKEVRCLTYKNSDTVIKPQYALQRLEALTKDMDRYVTTEVGQHQMWAAQFLGFEDPNRWMTSGGLGTMGYGFPASIGVQLAHPESLVINVAGEASWLMNMQEMGTAVQYRLPVKQFILNNERLGMVRQWQQLLHGERYSSSWSEALPDFVKLAEAFGAKGIQCSDPADLDDAIMEMINHDGPVIFDCLVEKHENCFPMIPSGKPHNEMLLGDASTEDAIKSDGAVLV